The Brasilonema sennae CENA114 genome includes a region encoding these proteins:
- a CDS encoding sigma 54-interacting transcriptional regulator, with translation MTPEEIVIWLQERTALGILSPEPLNAIAQVIEKQVIPPNHCLVTEGTPPEGLYILLEGQLESDSNNKTNPALTIGFLPGSIIHLQELMLDELAQRTITTVTECHLWVVPAAKFRELATQYPEIAQAVSRQMAQELAQLTSALTYEQERSVALRPYLVTKATRGIVGTSRYAVRLRQEIREATDDRKSVLIFGEPGLGKDIIAALIHFGSKQRREPIIKVNCGILQTSGADLFGRAGGKPGLLEWLGEGSLVLNNIQETPPELLPALANLLTTGKYTPVSRSGEPTPEPRVSKARILIVSEKTQPTIERCIGHIIKVPPLRVRKTDIKAQVEYYISLYTRARGIARPKVSSEALRRLQSYDFPGNLKELQDLVERAIVQAGEAKELTEEIFWSVDTKKKQFRVNLLNAYPGLRKFLRSSWWPDRINYGFTLTAFAFIVGVLFVGPQTRDRNFALNLFWAWWWPFSLLAFPFLGRVWCSVCPFMIYGEVTQKLSQKFFPRKLKRWPRHQAEKWGGWFLFGLFTLIFLWEELWNLENTAYLSGCLLLLITAGAMIFSAIFERRFWCRYLCPIGGMNGLFAKLSMTELRAQQGICSASCTTYQCYKGGPQKGEGMETNGCPLYSHPAQLEDNRDCVLCMTCLKACPHRSVEFNLRPPGMELWTTHIPRSYEVALLFLLLGGVFLHHLPEMQSRLGLHLDLTQFLPHLGLSLLALILPVAIPFLAYGIMQLLYVSYKQLKSTQQNPKPRSFVELAYGYLPLVLGGNLAHYLHLGLTEGGRILPVSFATFGMNGEQLPILLAHPAVITFLQGTTLIISLLLTVVLTQKIARQPMRSLFWQHLAAIGLAASMWAMIVSS, from the coding sequence ATGACACCAGAAGAAATCGTGATATGGTTACAAGAACGCACGGCTCTAGGAATCTTATCGCCTGAACCTTTGAATGCTATCGCCCAAGTTATTGAAAAACAAGTTATCCCACCAAACCACTGTCTAGTGACTGAAGGGACTCCTCCAGAAGGATTATACATTCTCCTTGAAGGTCAGCTCGAAAGCGATAGCAACAATAAAACGAACCCGGCTTTAACTATTGGTTTCCTCCCCGGCTCAATCATTCATCTGCAAGAACTCATGTTAGATGAATTGGCTCAGCGTACAATTACAACGGTTACAGAATGCCACTTATGGGTTGTGCCTGCAGCTAAGTTTCGGGAATTAGCCACCCAATACCCCGAAATTGCTCAAGCTGTTTCTCGCCAAATGGCACAGGAATTGGCTCAACTCACATCTGCACTTACCTACGAACAAGAACGTTCTGTAGCTTTGCGACCTTATTTGGTCACAAAGGCAACACGGGGAATTGTGGGGACAAGTCGTTATGCTGTACGTTTGAGACAGGAAATTCGAGAAGCTACTGATGATCGCAAATCAGTATTAATTTTCGGGGAACCAGGATTAGGAAAAGATATTATAGCTGCTTTGATTCACTTTGGTTCCAAACAGCGGCGAGAACCGATTATTAAAGTTAACTGTGGTATTCTCCAGACAAGCGGTGCTGATTTGTTTGGTCGTGCTGGAGGTAAACCAGGACTGCTGGAATGGCTTGGAGAAGGTAGTTTAGTTCTGAACAACATTCAAGAAACACCCCCAGAGTTGTTACCAGCGTTAGCAAACTTGCTAACAACGGGCAAATACACCCCTGTCAGCCGTTCGGGAGAACCAACCCCCGAACCTCGCGTCAGTAAAGCTCGCATTTTGATAGTTTCAGAAAAAACTCAGCCAACGATTGAACGCTGTATCGGTCATATTATCAAAGTGCCACCGTTGCGGGTACGCAAAACTGATATTAAAGCACAGGTGGAATACTACATCAGTCTTTACACTCGCGCTAGAGGTATTGCGCGACCGAAAGTTTCCTCAGAAGCTTTGCGCCGTTTGCAGTCTTACGATTTCCCTGGCAATTTGAAAGAACTGCAAGATCTAGTAGAACGGGCGATCGTCCAAGCTGGAGAAGCAAAAGAACTCACAGAAGAAATTTTCTGGTCTGTTGATACTAAGAAAAAGCAATTTCGTGTCAATCTTTTAAATGCTTATCCTGGTTTGCGAAAGTTTCTTCGTAGTTCTTGGTGGCCTGATCGTATTAACTATGGTTTTACTTTAACAGCATTTGCCTTCATTGTAGGAGTCTTATTTGTTGGTCCGCAAACGCGCGATCGCAATTTCGCTCTCAATCTGTTTTGGGCTTGGTGGTGGCCTTTCTCCCTACTAGCATTTCCCTTTTTAGGACGTGTTTGGTGTTCAGTTTGTCCCTTTATGATTTACGGGGAAGTGACACAAAAGCTTTCCCAAAAGTTCTTTCCCCGAAAACTTAAACGCTGGCCCAGACATCAAGCTGAAAAATGGGGCGGATGGTTTCTTTTTGGACTATTTACTCTTATTTTCCTATGGGAAGAACTCTGGAATTTAGAAAATACAGCATATCTTTCTGGTTGTTTGCTGCTTTTAATTACAGCAGGAGCAATGATATTCTCTGCCATTTTTGAGCGGCGATTTTGGTGTCGGTATCTGTGTCCCATCGGTGGAATGAATGGTTTATTTGCTAAACTCTCCATGACCGAACTCCGGGCACAGCAAGGCATCTGTTCTGCCAGTTGTACCACGTATCAATGCTACAAGGGTGGACCCCAGAAGGGAGAGGGGATGGAAACAAATGGATGCCCGTTGTACTCTCACCCAGCACAGTTGGAAGATAATAGAGATTGTGTGCTGTGTATGACTTGCCTCAAAGCCTGTCCGCATCGTTCCGTTGAGTTTAATTTGCGTCCTCCGGGAATGGAATTGTGGACAACTCATATTCCCCGCAGTTACGAAGTTGCACTGTTGTTTTTACTATTGGGGGGGGTGTTCCTGCATCACTTGCCGGAAATGCAATCAAGGCTCGGCTTACATCTGGATTTAACCCAATTTCTGCCTCACTTAGGATTATCTTTACTGGCTCTGATTCTCCCCGTAGCGATTCCTTTTTTGGCATACGGAATCATGCAATTATTATATGTCAGTTACAAACAGTTAAAATCCACTCAGCAAAATCCGAAGCCACGATCATTTGTAGAACTTGCCTATGGATATTTACCACTCGTGTTAGGAGGAAACTTAGCTCATTATCTGCATTTGGGTTTAACCGAAGGAGGACGTATTCTCCCTGTAAGTTTTGCAACCTTCGGTATGAATGGTGAACAATTACCTATATTGCTGGCTCATCCAGCGGTGATTACCTTTTTGCAAGGAACCACCCTCATTATTTCACTTTTGTTGACGGTGGTGTTGACACAAAAAATTGCTCGTCAGCCGATGCGATCGCTTTTTTGGCAACATTTAGCTGCTATTGGCTTAGCAGCGAGTATGTGGGCAATGATTGTATCTAGTTAG
- a CDS encoding low temperature requirement protein A codes for MRSFIKPPRLRIGEDGEGERRATWLELFYDLVFVVAVSQVAHYLHDHVSLSGVLGFIALFIPIWWSWIGTTFYANRFDSDDIGRRLFTSLHMLTAAAMAVNIHYGLGESSAGFALAYVVGRLVLIIEYIRAGQYIPQARPLTKSYATGFSIGALFWLVSAFVSIPWRFVLWGLGLIIDFATPLTTRKLQIELPPHASHLPERFGLFTIIVLGEAIIAVVDGVSQQKWDLLTVIAAVFALGIALSLWWVYFDNLGGTPINRARTEGRATIMAIWLFTHFPLVAGIAASGVAVELALISKPMVALPDSVRWLLCGSVAVCYLALGILHRLGVILYCKIRTKYRVGAAVVLLFIAVFGKGLFPVAVIGLVALVCAVQVVQDLSQSRPTTRLVEPEI; via the coding sequence ATGCGAAGTTTTATAAAACCACCACGATTACGTATTGGTGAAGACGGAGAAGGAGAAAGACGCGCTACTTGGCTGGAACTTTTTTATGATTTGGTGTTTGTGGTTGCTGTCTCTCAAGTCGCCCACTATCTTCATGATCATGTTTCACTTTCGGGAGTGTTAGGCTTTATAGCTCTTTTTATACCTATTTGGTGGTCTTGGATTGGTACGACATTTTATGCTAATCGCTTTGATAGCGATGACATTGGACGGCGGTTGTTCACCAGTCTACATATGCTTACAGCCGCAGCAATGGCTGTCAATATACACTACGGCTTGGGTGAAAGTTCTGCTGGTTTTGCTCTCGCGTACGTTGTTGGTCGTCTTGTACTGATTATTGAGTATATCCGTGCAGGACAGTATATTCCCCAGGCTCGTCCCCTGACAAAGAGTTACGCCACAGGTTTTTCAATAGGCGCGCTTTTCTGGTTAGTGTCTGCATTTGTATCGATTCCCTGGCGTTTCGTGCTTTGGGGACTAGGACTGATCATTGATTTTGCGACACCCTTAACAACACGCAAACTACAGATAGAATTACCTCCCCATGCATCCCATTTACCTGAACGTTTTGGGCTATTCACCATTATTGTGTTGGGCGAAGCAATTATCGCAGTCGTCGATGGTGTTTCTCAACAGAAATGGGATCTTTTAACTGTGATTGCTGCTGTGTTCGCTTTAGGTATTGCTTTGAGCCTATGGTGGGTTTATTTTGATAACCTCGGTGGTACACCGATTAACAGGGCGCGGACTGAAGGAAGAGCAACGATTATGGCTATATGGCTTTTCACCCATTTTCCCCTTGTTGCTGGTATTGCGGCTTCTGGAGTCGCTGTAGAACTTGCGTTGATAAGCAAGCCAATGGTAGCACTTCCTGATTCTGTTCGATGGCTGCTTTGTGGTTCTGTTGCTGTATGCTACCTTGCTTTAGGTATTCTCCACCGCTTGGGAGTGATCCTTTATTGTAAAATCCGCACCAAGTATAGAGTTGGGGCAGCAGTCGTTTTGCTTTTCATTGCCGTTTTTGGCAAAGGTTTGTTCCCTGTTGCAGTCATTGGGCTTGTCGCTTTAGTTTGTGCTGTACAGGTTGTGCAAGATTTATCTCAAAGTCGTCCCACAACACGTTTGGTTGAGCCAGAAATCTAG